A DNA window from Selenomonas sp. oral taxon 126 contains the following coding sequences:
- the truB gene encoding tRNA pseudouridine(55) synthase TruB: MDGFINVLKPTGLSSHDVIDIVRRIFKQKRVGHAGTLDPAAAGILPVALGRAARLVEYMEGADKSYRTELAFGYATDTGDVYGEVVESVPHPTLPSEEELRAVLTRFVGETWQRPPAYSAIKVGGQRAYDLARQGAAVEIASRTVTIHHLELVHVDWARRRILVDVDCAKGTYIRALCTDIGAALGLPATMRFLLRTRVGGFALADSHTLEELAEAGEGAVCAPDTALDLPCYELDPQRVKAFYSGLSTSERRLPLAEGFYRVYAEGVFLGIGRYDAAAQEMYPAKAFPPV; encoded by the coding sequence GTGGACGGATTTATCAACGTATTAAAACCTACAGGGCTTTCGTCGCACGATGTCATTGACATTGTGCGGCGTATTTTTAAGCAGAAACGCGTCGGGCACGCGGGGACACTCGACCCTGCGGCGGCGGGCATCCTGCCCGTTGCGCTCGGACGTGCGGCGCGTCTCGTGGAGTATATGGAGGGCGCGGACAAGTCCTATCGTACGGAGCTTGCATTCGGCTATGCGACGGATACGGGGGATGTGTACGGCGAAGTGGTCGAGAGCGTACCGCACCCGACTCTGCCCTCGGAGGAGGAGCTGCGCGCCGTGCTCACACGCTTTGTCGGTGAGACCTGGCAGCGCCCGCCCGCCTACTCCGCGATCAAGGTTGGCGGACAGCGTGCCTATGACCTCGCGCGGCAGGGCGCGGCGGTTGAGATTGCGTCGCGGACGGTCACGATTCATCATCTGGAACTTGTGCACGTCGATTGGGCGCGGAGGCGTATTCTCGTGGATGTGGACTGCGCGAAGGGGACGTATATCCGTGCGCTCTGCACGGATATCGGCGCGGCGCTCGGACTGCCCGCTACGATGCGCTTTCTCCTGCGCACGCGCGTGGGGGGCTTTGCCCTTGCAGATTCCCATACCCTCGAAGAACTCGCGGAGGCGGGGGAGGGAGCCGTGTGCGCGCCCGATACGGCGCTCGATCTGCCGTGCTACGAGCTCGACCCGCAGCGCGTGAAGGCGTTCTACAGCGGACTCTCGACCTCGGAGCGTCGCCTCCCGCTCGCAGAGGGCTTCTATCGTGTCTATGCAGAGGGCGTCTTCCTCGGCATCGGACGATATGATGCGGCGGCGCAGGAAATGTACCCCGCAAAGGCGTTTCCGCCGGTGTAA
- a CDS encoding DHH family phosphoesterase, whose product MKITLDEAAKMVADAQTIILTSHIRPDGDSIGSTLGLMHWLRAQGKDARVLIDDELPRIFNILPGIETIERPAEGKRYAADLLIVCDVELKRTGEVLPAVDAVHVLNIDHHVTNDEEAEYLYLNPDYAATCEIMHDLILAMGGTFSLDVAICLYTGMATDTGFFRFSNTTPHTMRAAADLIEVGVKPNIISVAMELKSYDEVMAQVRAIRHLEMFHDGKVAAVFIDEEKAKEVTTTEGLLDALRVIEGTQVVFFMKWLEKDTYRVSMRSKGTNVSRIAQVFDGGGHIRAAGCTIHAPFDEAKQKILAAIGEELNR is encoded by the coding sequence ATGAAGATCACATTGGACGAAGCCGCAAAGATGGTCGCCGACGCGCAGACCATCATCCTCACGTCGCATATTCGCCCCGACGGGGACTCCATCGGCTCGACACTCGGGCTGATGCACTGGCTAAGGGCTCAGGGCAAGGATGCGCGCGTTCTGATTGACGACGAGCTGCCGCGCATTTTCAACATCCTGCCGGGGATTGAGACGATCGAGCGCCCCGCAGAGGGAAAACGCTATGCCGCCGACCTCCTCATCGTCTGCGATGTGGAGCTGAAGCGCACGGGCGAGGTGCTCCCCGCTGTCGATGCCGTGCACGTGCTGAACATCGATCATCACGTGACAAATGACGAGGAGGCGGAGTACCTCTATCTGAATCCGGACTACGCGGCGACCTGCGAGATCATGCACGACCTGATCCTCGCGATGGGCGGCACGTTCTCGCTCGATGTTGCGATCTGTCTCTATACGGGCATGGCGACCGATACGGGATTTTTCCGCTTCTCGAATACGACGCCGCACACGATGCGCGCGGCGGCAGACCTTATCGAGGTCGGCGTAAAGCCAAATATCATCTCCGTGGCAATGGAGCTCAAATCCTACGACGAGGTCATGGCGCAGGTCAGGGCGATCCGTCACCTTGAGATGTTCCATGACGGCAAGGTTGCGGCGGTCTTTATCGACGAGGAAAAGGCGAAGGAAGTCACGACAACGGAGGGGCTGCTCGATGCGCTGCGCGTGATCGAGGGGACGCAGGTCGTCTTCTTCATGAAGTGGCTCGAGAAGGATACGTATCGCGTCAGCATGCGTTCGAAGGGCACAAATGTCTCGCGCATTGCGCAGGTCTTCGACGGCGGCGGGCACATCCGCGCGGCGGGCTGCACGATCCATGCTCCCTTTGACGAAGCGAAGCAGAAGATCCTCGCGGCAATCGGGGAGGAGCTGAACCGTTAA
- the rbfA gene encoding 30S ribosome-binding factor RbfA has product MAKVRVEKLQELIKQEVSDIIFNELKDPRIGFVTVTSVACTEDLREAKIYVSVMGDEKKARDTLHGLESSLGFVRREVGKRIRLRFTPEISFVLDTSLNYSDHIQRLLNEIHEDRPAGEKGEDA; this is encoded by the coding sequence TTGGCAAAGGTTCGCGTTGAAAAACTACAGGAACTCATCAAACAGGAAGTCAGCGACATCATTTTCAACGAGCTGAAAGATCCGCGCATTGGATTTGTGACTGTGACCTCCGTCGCGTGTACGGAAGATCTGCGCGAGGCGAAGATCTACGTCAGCGTCATGGGGGACGAGAAGAAGGCGCGCGATACGCTGCACGGGCTCGAGAGCTCGCTCGGCTTTGTGCGGCGCGAGGTCGGCAAACGCATTCGCCTGCGCTTCACGCCTGAAATCAGCTTTGTACTCGATACCTCACTGAACTACAGCGACCACATTCAGCGGCTGCTGAACGAGATTCACGAAGATAGACCCGCAGGGGAAAAGGGGGAGGACGCATGA
- the infB gene encoding translation initiation factor IF-2 produces REERTELRQAERSRGGARKGRKGRAAAPAPVAKAEIARPKHIKLPETIAVKDLASKMSYTAADIIKKLMLMGVMASINQEIDYDTASLVAAEFGVTTEELPPDVDPTLIPEIEDDPKTLKDRPPVVTVMGHVDHGKTSLLDAIRNTSVSSHEAGGITQHIGAYQVVCQGKKIVFLDTPGHEAFTAMRARGAQITDVAILVVAADDGVMPQTVEAIDHAKSAQVPIIIAINKIDKPGANPDRVKQELMEYGLVAEEYGGDTIMVPVSAKQRIGIDDLLENILLVAEVEELKANPNREARGVIIEAKLDKGRGSVATVLVQSGTLRIGDSIVVGTAYGHVRAMINDRGDNVKKAGPSMPVEILGLNDVPSAGDILAAVDEKQARSIAEARLGNQRRDLIKSKSVSLDALFQQIQEGDIKDLNIVVKADVQGSVEALNSALLGLNKNDEVRVSIVHSGVGAVSESDIMLATASKAIVIAFNVRPDANARRLADTEDVDIRTYRVIYDALNDVKDAMSGMLKPKYKEVIQGRVEIRQVMRFSKALVAGSYVLEGKIHNNSKIRILRDNVELFDGEIDSLRRFKDEVKEVAAGYECGISIVDFRDFAEGDIIEAYTMEEIETSIAEANKAAEQKREAQAAAATAAAAAEENAE; encoded by the coding sequence ACCGAGAGGAGCGCACGGAGCTGCGTCAGGCAGAGCGCAGCCGTGGCGGCGCGCGCAAGGGGCGCAAGGGGCGCGCGGCGGCACCTGCCCCTGTGGCAAAGGCAGAGATTGCACGTCCGAAGCACATTAAGCTGCCCGAGACAATCGCCGTCAAGGATCTCGCGTCCAAGATGAGCTATACGGCGGCAGACATCATCAAGAAGCTCATGCTCATGGGCGTTATGGCGAGCATCAATCAGGAGATCGACTACGATACGGCATCCCTCGTTGCAGCTGAGTTCGGTGTGACGACGGAGGAGCTGCCGCCGGATGTCGACCCGACGCTGATCCCGGAGATCGAGGACGATCCGAAGACACTCAAGGATCGCCCGCCGGTCGTCACCGTCATGGGTCACGTCGACCACGGCAAGACCTCGCTGCTCGATGCAATCCGCAATACCTCCGTCAGCTCGCATGAGGCGGGCGGTATCACCCAGCACATCGGCGCCTATCAGGTCGTCTGTCAGGGCAAGAAGATCGTCTTCCTCGATACGCCGGGTCATGAGGCGTTCACGGCAATGCGTGCGCGCGGTGCACAGATCACGGACGTGGCGATTCTCGTCGTTGCAGCGGATGACGGCGTCATGCCTCAGACGGTCGAGGCAATCGACCATGCGAAATCGGCGCAGGTGCCCATCATCATCGCCATCAACAAGATTGACAAGCCGGGTGCAAACCCCGACCGCGTCAAGCAGGAACTCATGGAGTACGGACTCGTTGCCGAGGAATACGGCGGCGATACGATCATGGTGCCCGTCTCCGCAAAGCAGCGCATCGGCATCGACGACCTGCTCGAGAACATCCTGCTCGTCGCCGAGGTCGAGGAGCTCAAGGCAAACCCAAACCGCGAGGCACGCGGCGTCATCATCGAGGCAAAGCTCGACAAGGGGCGCGGCTCGGTCGCAACGGTGCTCGTTCAGAGCGGTACGCTGCGCATCGGTGACTCCATTGTCGTCGGCACGGCGTATGGTCACGTCCGCGCGATGATCAACGATCGCGGCGACAACGTGAAAAAGGCGGGTCCCTCCATGCCTGTGGAGATTCTCGGTCTGAACGATGTGCCGTCGGCGGGCGACATCCTCGCCGCCGTCGATGAGAAGCAGGCGCGCTCGATTGCAGAGGCACGCCTCGGCAACCAGCGCCGCGACCTCATCAAGTCGAAGAGCGTTTCGCTCGATGCGCTTTTCCAGCAGATTCAGGAAGGCGACATCAAGGATCTCAACATCGTCGTCAAGGCGGACGTACAGGGCTCGGTCGAGGCGCTCAACTCGGCGCTGCTCGGACTCAACAAGAACGACGAGGTGCGCGTCAGCATCGTGCACTCGGGCGTCGGCGCCGTCAGCGAGTCGGACATCATGCTCGCCACAGCATCGAAGGCGATCGTCATTGCGTTCAACGTGCGTCCGGATGCAAATGCACGCCGTCTTGCCGACACGGAGGATGTGGACATCCGCACCTACCGCGTTATCTACGATGCGCTGAACGATGTCAAGGACGCGATGAGCGGCATGCTCAAGCCGAAATACAAAGAGGTCATTCAGGGACGCGTCGAGATCCGTCAGGTCATGCGCTTCTCCAAGGCGTTGGTTGCAGGCTCGTACGTCCTCGAGGGCAAGATTCACAACAACTCGAAGATCCGCATCCTGCGCGACAACGTCGAGCTCTTCGACGGGGAGATCGACTCCCTGCGCCGCTTCAAGGATGAGGTGAAGGAGGTCGCCGCCGGCTATGAGTGCGGCATCTCCATCGTCGACTTCCGCGACTTTGCGGAGGGCGACATCATCGAGGCATATACGATGGAGGAGATCGAGACCTCCATCGCCGAGGCGAACAAGGCGGCAGAGCAGAAGCGCGAGGCGCAGGCTGCTGCGGCCACAGCAGCGGCAGCGGCGGAAGAAAACGCCGAATAA